The genomic stretch TGTGCAAGGCATGCTGACGCTCGATGAACCGACGCTGGTGATGGAGGCGGCGCGGGAGGGATTCGGGCTGGCTTATATGACCGAGTGGAATGTGGCTGCTGATCTTGAGGCGGGGACATTGCTGCGCGTGCTTAAAGATTGGACGCCGTCGTTCGAAGGGTTGTGTCTTTACTATCCCGGACGACGCCATGTGCCGGCGGGGCTGCGGGCGTTGATCGAGATGATTCGGGAGCGGGGGTGATCTGGTGTGGTGCCGTTCAAAACCCGACGTATCCCGAACGGCACCGCCCAACCCCTCACTACAACGCATCGATCCTCCCATACACCCCCGTCGTCTTGTACTTACCGGCCGTCGGCACACTCATATTGGACATGCTGGCCATGCCCGAATCCGAATGGCCGCCACACGCGGCCACGCCTAACGCTGTCGTTGCGGCGAGCGATAGCGCGATTGCAAGATCGCGCATGCAAGTCTCCTGATCGATTGATGAGCGGCTTGCATGACCATGCGACGTATCGCGCCGCAGTCGGAAGGCAAGCGCTGTTCTGAATGCGCGCAACTTTCCGCCGAACGTGCCGGGCATGAAATGCCCGTGAGGTTCGTCCAGGTAGTGTGAGCCGTCATTGGAATACTGAACGTGCGGGTCGTGCGTTTATTCCATGCGATGTGCAATGCCGGGCGCTAGCGAAAATGCGCCACGTCTTGCCGTTCAAGCCAGTTGCAATGCAGCGTGCCGTAGTGTCACGAATGTCATTTAATGAAACGACACACGGCTTGCCTGACATCCGACACCATCCGATGTCATCCGCCGGTGCCGCGCGGAAATGGCCTGAACGCGGGAGTTTCATTCGAGCAGGCCCTCGCACGTCTTATTACTGTTCCGAAGAAGTGGTCGGCGCCTATCTGCGCCCTTACAGCTTTTCTGTCATCGTGCACGCTCAGCGAACCATGTCATGTTAAAGCGCAGAACCTTCCTGCTCGGCGGCGCCGGCGCCGTCGGCGTGCTGCTGGTCGGCTGGTCGGTTCTGCCGCCGGGCCAGCGGCTGACCACGTCCACGCCGCTGCCGGCCGAAGGCACGCAGGTGGCGCTGAACGGCTGGGTCAAGATCGCCGCCGACAACAGCGTGACGATCATGATGAGCAAAGCGGAAATGGGGCAGGGTATTCACACGGGCCTCGCGATGCTGCTCGCCGAAGAACTGGACGCCGACTGGTTGCAGGTGCGGGTGGAGAGCTCGCCGATCGACAAGATCTATAACAGCGTGCAGGGCATCGTCGACGATCTGCCGTTTCGCCCGGACGACGACAGCGCCATCAAGCGCACCACGGCCTGGTTGACGAGCAAAGTAGCGCGCGACGCCGGCACGATGATGACGGGCGGTTCGTCGAGCATCAACGACCTGTGGACGCCGATGCGCGAAGCCGGCGCCTCGGCGCGCGCGATGCTGATCGGCGCGGCGGCCGCACAATGGCATGTGCCGGCCGGCGAATGCCGCGCGGAAGCGGGCCACGTGCTGCACGCATCAGGCCGCAAGGCGAGCTTCGGCGAATTGGCGGCATCGGCTGCGCAGCAACCGCTGCCGCGCAAAGTCGCGCTGAAAGATCCAACTGACTTCAAGCTGATCGGCAAACCGGTGCGGCGCATCGAGGCCGCGTCGAAAATCAACGGCACGGCGCGCTTTGGCATCGACGCGTTGCCCGATGGCCTCCTGTACGCCAGTGTGGTCATGTGCCCAACGCTAGGCGGCACCGTGTCGCATTTCGATGCGTCGGCTGCGATGAAAATGCCGGGCTTCATCAAGGCGTTCTCGTTGAAGCCACACAACGGCGGCAGTGGCGGCGTCGCCGTGATTGCCGATAATCCGTTCCGCGCGATGAACGCGGTCGATGCAGTCACAGTGGAGTGGCATCACGGCGCCGCAGCCAAGTTGTCCACCGCCGATGTGAAGCGCCGCCTCGCACAAGCGCTGGATGATGGCGACGGCTTCGCCTACTACCACCGCGGCGACGTCGATGCGGCGTTGCACGGCGCGGCGCGAACCATCACGGCCGAGTACTATGCGCCGTATCTCGCACACGGGGCGGTCGAACCGATCAATTGCACGGTGCAATTCGCGGACGGTGCGGCCACCGTCTGGGTCTCGACGCAAATGCCCGCCCTCGCGCGCCACCACGTCGCGAAAGTGCTGGACATCGACGCCGACAAAGTCGACATGCACACGCAACTGCTCGGCGGCGGCTTCGGGCGCCGTCTCGAACTCGATTTCATTTCGCAGGCGGCGGCGATTGCGCGCGAGGGCGGCGGCCGTCCGGTGCAAACGATCTGGTCGCGCGCGCAGGACTTCACGCACGACTTTTATCGCCCGGCGTGCCTGTCGCGCTTCAAGGCGGGGCTGGACGGCGCGGGCAAGCTGGTCGCGTGGCACAGCACCTCGGCGAGTCAGGCGATCGTGCCGGATTCGCTCGCGCGTTACTACGGACTGCCGCGCATTCCGATCGACAAGACCACCTGCGAAGGCGCCTTCGATCAGCCCTATGAATGGCCGACCGCACGTGTGGCCCACGAGATCGTCGAATTGCCGGTGCCGGTCGGATTCTGGCGGTCGGTCGGCCATTCGCACCAGGCGTTTTTCACCGAGAGTTTCACCGACGAACTCGCCGCGTCCACCGGCCAGGATCCGATCGCGTTTCGCGCGGCGCTGCTCGCACAGCATCCGCGCCATCTGGCCGTGCTGCGGCGTGTGGCGGCACTATCCGGTTGGGGACATCCACTGAAGCACACCGCAGATGGCGCCCCGCAAGCGCGCGGCGTCGCGCTGCACGAGGCGTTCGGCAGCGTCGTTGCGCAAGTGGCGGAGGTGTCGCTCGGGCCGGACAAGCGGATTCGCGTGCATCGCGTGGTCTGTGTGATCGATTGCGGAATGCCGGTGAATCCGAACCTGATCCGTCAGCAGATGGAGAGCGCGATCGTGTTCGGTCTCTCGGCCGCGTTGCAGGATGAAGTCACGATCGTCGACGGCCAGGTGCAGCAGAAGAACTTCCTCGACTTCCCGGTGGTGCGTATGAACGATTGTCCGGTGATCGAAACCGACATCATGCCGAGCCAGATGCACCCACAAGGCGTCGGTGAACCGGGCACGCCGCCGATCGCGCCGGCAGTCGCCAATGCGCTGTTCGCGCTGACCGGCCAGCGGCTGCGCGCGTTGCCTTTGAAGCTCGCGTGAAGCTCATGGTGAAGCCTGCCGCACTCACGGAGAAAAGCATGGGATCGCTGAACATCAACGGCCGGGCAGTGGCCGTACAAGCCGAGCCGGATATGCCGCTGCTGTGGGTGCTGCGCTGCGAGCTCGGCATGACGGGCACAAAGTTCGGCTGCGGCGTGGGGATTTGCGGCGCGTGCATGATCCATCTGGACGGCAAGGCGTGCCTCGCCTGCCAGACGCCGATGTCGAGCTTGCACACGCAGAAGGTGACGACCATTGAAGGCGTGCAGGGCGCCGAGGCGCAGGCGCTGAAGGCGGCGTGGCTCGATCTCGACGTGGTGCAATGCGGTTATTGCCAAAGCGCGCAGCTGATGGCGGCCTGTGCGCTCCTCAAGCAGAAGCCCGATCCCACCGACGCCGACATCGACGCGGCAATGTCGAACATCGTGTGCCGTTGCGGCACTTATCCGCGGGTGCGGGCCGCGATTCACCAGGCGGCGGCGAAGCGGCGGGCTGCCTGAAGCCGCCGCCGCATACGCATGCCGCTCAGTTCGCCAGCATCTCCACCATCGCGACAACCACCGTGAATACGCCGATGCAGCCGCCCAACGTGGCTGCGCCTTGCATGAAGTTCGACATCCGTGCCCCCGAAACGTGTAGATGAAGGCCCGTATTTAAACCGAATTGAAAGGTAAAAGAAAGCTTTTCAAAAATAACTTCTGGACCGGCTTGGGTCAGCGCGCGCGGCGCGGTGCCGCCGCCGCGCTAGCACGGCTCATCGTCAGAAGCGATTGAGGCTGGTCAAGGCGCTTTGGCTGCCGCGGTCGGCACGGCCTTGGCAGGCGTTGCAGTGGCAGGCGCCGTCTGCGGATTGGTTTCCCAGCCGCCGCCGAGCGCGAGGAACAGGTTGACCTGATCGATCGCCACCTGACCTTGCGCCGCCGCCACCTGAGATTTCGTCGACGTCAGCGTGCGCGTCGCATCCAGATCCGAAATGAACGACTCGCGTCCGGCGAGATACAGCCGATGCGTTTCATCCGCCGACTCCGTAGCCGACTTCAGCGCGGCACGCAATGCGTCGGCGCGGGCGTAGTCGGCGGCGTAGGTGGCGAGGCTGGTTTCGGTCTCTCGCAACGCGGTCAGCACCACGCCGTCGAATTTCGCCAACGCCACATTGCTCGACGCTTCCGATTCGCGCACACGTCCGCGCGCACCGTTTGTCGGGAAGGTCCAGCTGATCAGCGGACCGAAGCCCCAGCGCGCGGTCGGCGAGGTGCCGAGGTCTTCGAGGACCCCGGTCAAACCGGCCGATGCACCGATGCTCACCGTCGGATACAACGCGCCGGTGGCGACACCGATTCGCGCCGTCGAAGCCGCCAGTTCACGCTCGGCCTCGCGCACGTCTGGGCGGCGTTTGAGCAGCGCGGCGCCGTCGCCGACTGGAATCGGCTGACGGATTTGCGGCAACGTATTGCAAGCCAGCACCGCCGGCGGCAGATCGGACGGTGCGCGAGCGAGCAGGGCAGCCAGCCGGTATTGCGCGATCTTGCGGCGCGCCGTATAGCGCGGAATATCCGCCGCCAGGGTATCGACCTGCGTCTGGCCACGCGTCACTTCGGTCTGATTGCCGCGGCCCGCATCGCGCAAACGGCGCGACACGTCCACGCGCTGCTTCTGCAACGTCAGCGATTGCTGCGCGATCCTGAGTTCCTCGGCCGCCGAGCATTGTTCGACATAAGAGCGCACCACGTCCGCAACCACCGTGATCCGCGCGAGATCGCCGGCGGCCTGCACGGACTCGGTGTCCGCTTGCGCCGCTTCGACACCGCGCCGCAATTTGCCGAACAGATCGATTTCGTACGAGATGCTGATGCCGATGTCGCCTTCATTGACGACCGGCAGTTTCTTCGTGAGCAGAAATTGCTCGGCCGATTCCTGCGCACGCTCGATCGCTGCCGAAGTCTTGCCGGAGAAACCGCCCTGCGCTTGCGCGACGCCCAACGCTTCACGCGCGCGCGCCAGATTCGCCGCTGCGACGCGCAAGTCGGTGTTCGATTGCAGCGCTTCGTCGACGAGGCTGTTCAGTACCGGATCGTCGTACAGCTTCCACCACACGGCCGGCACGTTCTGCCGTGACGTCAACGTGGTGTCGGCGCCTTCGAGCGGTGCATTGGCGAGCGGCGCGTTGACCAGCGCCTGCTTCGGCAGCGAGTAATCGGGGCCGACGTTGACGCAGCCGTTGAGCGCGAGGGCGAGCGGCAATAGAGGCAACAGCGGCAATAAGGGCAAGGCACGCGAGCGTTTCATTTCGAGGCGCCCGAGATGACAGCCGTGGACGTCGCCTGTGCAGCAGAGACAGCCGGAACAGCGGACGCAGACGAAGCCGCCGGGGCTTCCACTGCACCCGACGTGCCCGTCGTGTCGGAAAGGCGCCGTGGCTTGCCGGCCGGCGACAGGTCGCGCACCGACACCGTCGCGGTGCGTCCCGCGATCATGCGGAAGTCGGCGGGGATTTCATCGAGCGCGACGCGCACCGGAATCCGCTGCGCGAGCCGCACCCAGCTAAACGCCGGGTTCACGTTCGGCAGCAGATTCGAGCCTTGCGTGCGGTCGCGGTCTTCAATCGCGGCGACGATGCTTTGCACGTGACCGCGCAGCACGCTCGGCTCGCCCATCACCGTGATATCGACCGGCTGGCCGATGTCGATGCCGCGCAGCTTGGTTTCCTCGAAGTAGCCGTCGATACGGAACGAATGCATATCGACCACCGCCAGCACCGGCCGGCCCGCCGCGACGAACTCGCCGGTACGCGGCGCGCGGTCGTTCAGATAACCGTCGACCGGACTCACGATGGTGGTGCGTTGCAGATTCAGCTTGGCGGTATCGATCGCGACGTTCGCATCGGCGAACGCGGCTTCGGCTTGTTCGACACGCGAGCGGCTTTCTTCGCCGACTTCCGCCGCGACCAGATTGCCGAGCTTGCGATTGCGTGCGTCTTCGCGGCGCGCCTGTTCGAGCGTCGCGCGGCGTTGCTGCGCGGTGGCTTGTGCCTGGCGCAGTGCGAGCGCGTAACGCGCCTGGTCGATGACGAACAACACCTGGCCTTGCTTGACCTGCTGGTTGTCCACTACATCGACAGATGAAATCAGCCCCGAGATATCCGGCGCGACCTGGATCACGTCGGCGCGCACATGCCCGTCGCGGGTCCACGGCGCGAACATGTAATAGCTGACCAGTTTCCACAGCACGAGGGCCGCGATCACGACGACGATCAGGGTCAGCAGAATTTGACCGACGGAGAACCAGGTTTTTTTCACGTTATTAGTCTGTGCGAAACGACGACGACAAGGCCCAGCACCAGCACATAGATGCCGAGATCGAAGATGGAACGGTGCCACACGAAGCGGTAAAAGCCGACGCGTGCGAGCGCCGTGCGTATGACCAGGTTGATCAGATAAGCGATCAACATCAGCACGAGCACGGCCGGCACGAACACGCCGAAGATATCGATTTCACCGATCATCGCGGGGAGTGAGTCAGGAGGAAGAACAGGTTGCGGGACGGGCGCATCAGGCGGCGGGCTCCGGTTCGGGCGGCGTGGGTGTGGTTAGCGTGGCCGGAAACAGCGACAGACGCAAGCCGACCAGCGCGTGCAGTGCGTCGCGTAATTGCCGTGCCGAAGTCTGCGAGGTCGCGCTCGGCGCGCCGGCATTGGCGAGTCCCTGTGCGATGACGCGCGCCACGGCTGCATCGATCGACGACATCAGGCTGTCGGGCACCGGTTGGCGTACGCGCCGGTCGACGCAGGTTTCGAAGTGTTCGCGCACACCTTCGAGCACGTGGTCGATTGCGGCCGGCGCTTCGCCGCCGAGTTTGTGGGTCAGGCGGCGCAGGTCGAGCGCGTTGAAGGCGATGCGCAGATCGCGGAAACTTTCGATCGACGGATGGCGATGATCGTCGGTGGCGGCGAGGCGCGGGATCAATTGCATCAGGCGGTCGAGCATGCGCGCGGCGAGATTGCGCGGATCGTCGATCGTGCGCGTCGAGGCGGTCAGCGCCACGTCGGCCCAGCTCGAACGCAACAGCCGCGCCGCCGCGAGTTCGGCGCCGAACGGGCGCGTCACGCGGGTCCACAGAAACGCGTACAGCAGCCCGGCGAGGCCCGCGAGATTGCTGTTCAGGAACACCAGGAAGTCGGCATCGTAGGCATCCTGAATGCTGATGAAGGTGGCCGTGTTGACGGCGACCAGCATCGTGGCGAGATTGAATTGCGGGCGCGGGATCAGCGTGCCGACGAAAATGAATGGCGCGGCGAACATGACCACCAGCATCGGAAAGTCATGCACGTGCGGCAGCACGACGAACAGATAGAGGCCCGCGAACACGACGCTGGCCGCGGTCGACGTAAAGAACTTGAAGACCATCGGCGCGGGTTCGTCGAGCGCGGCGAAGAAGCAGCATGCGACCGCCGCGAGCGTCACCGCGCCGGCGCCGTCCGCCCAGCCTGAACTGATCCACAAACTGCACGCGAGGATGATCGCGCCGACTGCGGAGCCGGTCGAAAACAGCATGATGCCGCGGTCGAAGTAGCGCTCGGTGCCGCCCAGGCGCCAATGGCGGAAACGCGGCCGCCACGAACCTTCTTCGCGCGTGATGATGATGCGCAGCGTGCGGCAGTCCTGCCAGACATTGATGACCTGCTTCAGGCGCCACAGCGCGCTCGACAGCAGCGCGCCATCCCAGCTCGCCATCGCTGCCGGCGGCGGCTGCATCGCCGCGATCCGCGCGCGCAGCGCGTCGGCTACGGGGTCGGGGTGGTTGCCCTTGCTGGCGACGGGAACCGGCGCATTGAACCACTTGGTGACATCGGCAAGCAATGCTTCAAGGCCCTCGGGCCATGAATGCCGGCCGCTGTTGTAGAGCGCGATCAGCGGATCGGCCAGCGCCGACATGAGGGGCAGCAGCAATTGCATGCGTCCGCGCAACTCGTGAGTGCGCGCCAGAATGTCCGGCCGGGTGTGGTCGTAGGCGAGCTGGCTCAGCAGCAGTTCCAGCCCGTTGATGGTGGCCGCGAGCCGCTGGCGGGCCGCCGAGATCGCCGAGCCGGCAATGCGTCCCGAGAGCGTTTCGGTCGCATAGAACGCGGCGTCGCGAAACCATGCGTCGGTCCGCTCGATGATGGTGGGCGCGAGCCGGCTCGGAAACACCGCCCCGCCGACAAT from Paraburkholderia sp. IMGN_8 encodes the following:
- a CDS encoding efflux transporter outer membrane subunit; its protein translation is MKRSRALPLLPLLPLLPLALALNGCVNVGPDYSLPKQALVNAPLANAPLEGADTTLTSRQNVPAVWWKLYDDPVLNSLVDEALQSNTDLRVAAANLARAREALGVAQAQGGFSGKTSAAIERAQESAEQFLLTKKLPVVNEGDIGISISYEIDLFGKLRRGVEAAQADTESVQAAGDLARITVVADVVRSYVEQCSAAEELRIAQQSLTLQKQRVDVSRRLRDAGRGNQTEVTRGQTQVDTLAADIPRYTARRKIAQYRLAALLARAPSDLPPAVLACNTLPQIRQPIPVGDGAALLKRRPDVREAERELAASTARIGVATGALYPTVSIGASAGLTGVLEDLGTSPTARWGFGPLISWTFPTNGARGRVRESEASSNVALAKFDGVVLTALRETETSLATYAADYARADALRAALKSATESADETHRLYLAGRESFISDLDATRTLTSTKSQVAAAQGQVAIDQVNLFLALGGGWETNPQTAPATATPAKAVPTAAAKAP
- a CDS encoding xanthine dehydrogenase family protein molybdopterin-binding subunit; protein product: MLKRRTFLLGGAGAVGVLLVGWSVLPPGQRLTTSTPLPAEGTQVALNGWVKIAADNSVTIMMSKAEMGQGIHTGLAMLLAEELDADWLQVRVESSPIDKIYNSVQGIVDDLPFRPDDDSAIKRTTAWLTSKVARDAGTMMTGGSSSINDLWTPMREAGASARAMLIGAAAAQWHVPAGECRAEAGHVLHASGRKASFGELAASAAQQPLPRKVALKDPTDFKLIGKPVRRIEAASKINGTARFGIDALPDGLLYASVVMCPTLGGTVSHFDASAAMKMPGFIKAFSLKPHNGGSGGVAVIADNPFRAMNAVDAVTVEWHHGAAAKLSTADVKRRLAQALDDGDGFAYYHRGDVDAALHGAARTITAEYYAPYLAHGAVEPINCTVQFADGAATVWVSTQMPALARHHVAKVLDIDADKVDMHTQLLGGGFGRRLELDFISQAAAIAREGGGRPVQTIWSRAQDFTHDFYRPACLSRFKAGLDGAGKLVAWHSTSASQAIVPDSLARYYGLPRIPIDKTTCEGAFDQPYEWPTARVAHEIVELPVPVGFWRSVGHSHQAFFTESFTDELAASTGQDPIAFRAALLAQHPRHLAVLRRVAALSGWGHPLKHTADGAPQARGVALHEAFGSVVAQVAEVSLGPDKRIRVHRVVCVIDCGMPVNPNLIRQQMESAIVFGLSAALQDEVTIVDGQVQQKNFLDFPVVRMNDCPVIETDIMPSQMHPQGVGEPGTPPIAPAVANALFALTGQRLRALPLKLA
- a CDS encoding FUSC family protein codes for the protein MVYPTIRDLLFSVKTFAAAMLALYLGLALELPRPYWAMATVYIVSNPFVGATRSKALYRALGTAIGAAGAILVVPPFVESPYLFSVVVALWTGTLLYLAISDRTARSYVFLLAGYTLPMIALPSVTNPGGVFDLAITRTEEITLGIVCASIVGGAVFPSRLAPTIIERTDAWFRDAAFYATETLSGRIAGSAISAARQRLAATINGLELLLSQLAYDHTRPDILARTHELRGRMQLLLPLMSALADPLIALYNSGRHSWPEGLEALLADVTKWFNAPVPVASKGNHPDPVADALRARIAAMQPPPAAMASWDGALLSSALWRLKQVINVWQDCRTLRIIITREEGSWRPRFRHWRLGGTERYFDRGIMLFSTGSAVGAIILACSLWISSGWADGAGAVTLAAVACCFFAALDEPAPMVFKFFTSTAASVVFAGLYLFVVLPHVHDFPMLVVMFAAPFIFVGTLIPRPQFNLATMLVAVNTATFISIQDAYDADFLVFLNSNLAGLAGLLYAFLWTRVTRPFGAELAAARLLRSSWADVALTASTRTIDDPRNLAARMLDRLMQLIPRLAATDDHRHPSIESFRDLRIAFNALDLRRLTHKLGGEAPAAIDHVLEGVREHFETCVDRRVRQPVPDSLMSSIDAAVARVIAQGLANAGAPSATSQTSARQLRDALHALVGLRLSLFPATLTTPTPPEPEPAA
- a CDS encoding HlyD family secretion protein, which codes for MKKTWFSVGQILLTLIVVVIAALVLWKLVSYYMFAPWTRDGHVRADVIQVAPDISGLISSVDVVDNQQVKQGQVLFVIDQARYALALRQAQATAQQRRATLEQARREDARNRKLGNLVAAEVGEESRSRVEQAEAAFADANVAIDTAKLNLQRTTIVSPVDGYLNDRAPRTGEFVAAGRPVLAVVDMHSFRIDGYFEETKLRGIDIGQPVDITVMGEPSVLRGHVQSIVAAIEDRDRTQGSNLLPNVNPAFSWVRLAQRIPVRVALDEIPADFRMIAGRTATVSVRDLSPAGKPRRLSDTTGTSGAVEAPAASSASAVPAVSAAQATSTAVISGASK
- a CDS encoding DUF1656 domain-containing protein gives rise to the protein MIGEIDIFGVFVPAVLVLMLIAYLINLVIRTALARVGFYRFVWHRSIFDLGIYVLVLGLVVVVSHRLIT
- a CDS encoding (2Fe-2S)-binding protein, with the translated sequence MGSLNINGRAVAVQAEPDMPLLWVLRCELGMTGTKFGCGVGICGACMIHLDGKACLACQTPMSSLHTQKVTTIEGVQGAEAQALKAAWLDLDVVQCGYCQSAQLMAACALLKQKPDPTDADIDAAMSNIVCRCGTYPRVRAAIHQAAAKRRAA